GCTTTGAAACAAATGTACTCGGTCTGggattattttgtatttgtgaCACTTAGTCTTAGGTGTGTTTTCTTACTTCCCACTTCTCAAGGAAAAACATGTGCAACCAAGCACATAGTGTTTATAACTTTTGGTAGTcctaaaaacaaatttataaaaaatagcttgtaaaatagtgtaaCCGGTCaattaactcttttttttttccgacTAACCGTAaacttttattaataaaaaatacccttaaaaaaaatttcaacttccAATATATGAactgtataatgtataattaaCCTATTCGGGAACTTTTGATTATATGTAACCTCTTTGAGAGCTTTCAAATTATTCCTCATAGTCAATAATATTGGTTGGACACTACTAGTGTCATGATTCTTGTAAATAAGTAATTAGCTTTTTTGTAGCCTTTAATTATTAATTGTATACTACTACCATATATTGCATAGATACTGctgttataataaaataaataataaatattgagTTCTAAACTTCACACTTCAAATGTCTATTAACATCCGAATATTTTGTATCAAAGTGACATCATACTATTATTACATCCTTCaaagaaaaatgtgattttgttattttcattgaaaaaaatcaataataactAATCACAATATATCAATGTGGACCCTATTTACAcgatatattaattttaaaaaaaatatggttAAACTTTAAAGTAGAAATCATTTTACAAGATATGTTTCTTTTGGCCTTAGAATGATACCTAATAAAATTGACTAAGATGTTATACTTACGATAGATACGTGTTGCAGTGACATTCATacattaaaataacatatttatcttttattattttgattcttaAGGAGGTAAATTATGGTTATTTCCTCATTCACTTCAGGAATTAAACTTGATCATTTAAATATGCTTGATATTAAATGTTCATCATAATTCGTTATTTTGCTCAAATACAAGAAGACATTGCTTTAGAGTATTTCTTAGActtttttcaagtcattttcaTGTTGggagaaaatttcaaaattataccATTTTATGAGTCAATTTTAACATTTTActattttgagagtaaatttcGAAGTTCTATTACTTCACCAGTAATGTAGAAGTTTTACTTCCTCGGagtaaattttgaagttttactACTTCGGGAGTAGATATCATGTTTtttactatttcaaaataaatttcaagaatttaCTTTTTTTGGGAGAAAATTTTAAACAAGATTTTACTAGCTACtataaaagtaaattttaaaattttactaatTCGAAAGTAAATCATAGaacattcaaaatatttcttctcAATTAAATTAATCTACCTTTTTTGAGGTAAGTTGtgatatttaaacaaaaaaaatgtcctttgaactattaaaaattaaataaaaagtgtcaattaaATGTGAAGGATGCAATGTAAGTTTTGAAAAGGGCAGGGACCAAGTTGAGgatatagaaatttgtgtgtCTAATATCATTCTCATATCCTGAAGAGCTTctcagagagagagagagagaaatggcAATATCTTCCCTTATTTGCAGGCCACCTCTATCGAATGGTAATCCccccttcttctcttttttgagatttttcgTTTATTACCTCTTTCTACTTACTCTTGAATCTTTGATTTAGGATACCCAATTGCTTTGTTACACTCACATACCAATGTAAGTTCatcccctctctctctctataaTTTCAGCAAAATAGGGTAAAATGGCTCAATCCAAAAACCCCTTTGAGGTCTTTCGCTATGTAGTTTGTTCCGCTTTCTTGATACAAGTTGAAGGTTTAGTTTAATGGTTAAGGAGTTGCAAAAATTGCTTGAGGCTGTATGTTCTCTATCCTGATAGCAGGGCTTATAcatttttactttatattttggCACCCCTTCATAATtattctggctccgccactgatgGACAGTATGCTTGCAAGTAGAGATAGGGATAGTATCATATATCTACCTTGAATTTACTGTCTATCCACTTAGGCAATTCTGCTGTTCcaaattcttcttcaattttgttCCACATTGAAATGGAATAATCAAAAAGTATCATATCTTCAACTTAATTTCTCAAggtaatttttcattttaatgttCAGAAATTCGTGTCCTTTTCCCTTGACTGCTATTTGTGAACTTGAATTTGTTCCAAGTCGATAGCTCTATCATGGAATTATGAAACAGTATTATTTCTACAACACCATCAGTAACTTCCAACCAGAGGCGGAGCCAGCCTTCTGTTAGGGGTTCATCCGAATCCCCCTTCGgcggaaaatattactatatatacatggttaaaattagtttttatgatatatagtagatgttgaacctTCTTCGGTTAGTTGGTGtgtttatttttcatatttgaaccCCTTATTAAAAATCCTAGCTCTGCCACCGCTTCCAACAGGGTTTAGTCTAAATTGAGGCAAGACTTGATCACATGTAATTTCTATTGCTCTCCAAtagaataagaagaaaagatAGTGATACATCCCTATTCAGAAACATTGCCAATTATCTTAGGTCTCATTATTATTTCTGTGATTTGCTAACTTTTCCAAAGTTCATCAACTTTGCAGGGAAACTCCCTAATACCCGTGAGAAGAAGAGATATACAAAGGTTAAGAGCATGTTCTTATCTGGACGGCGTTCAGTCAAATGGAAACATTCCAACAAGTCCTCTCAGTTCAGAAGAGGTTATTAAAGTCTTGAAAAGCAGTGCGATTGATACCTCACATGCTTCATCACCACTGATGCAAAGATTGGTGCTGTTAGATTTAGACCCTGGCACAGCAAAACTGGCAATCAGCTTTCTTGGCCCCTTCCTATCAGCATTTGCCTTTCTGTTCATTTTGAGAATAGTCATGTCCTGGTATCCTAAGCTTCCAGTTGGCAAGTTCCCTTATGTCATAGCTTATGCACCAACAGAGCCCTTTCTTGTCACAACACGAAAATTGATTCCTCCGCTCGCTGGAGTTGACGTGACTCCTGTCGTTTGGTTTGGATTAGTCAGTTTCCTTAATGAGATTTTACTAGGCCCTCAAGGGCTGCTTGTCCTCCTTTCTCAAAAACAGGTTTAGCTCCTGCTGCATTTTACAAAAGTTCTTCTCTCCTTTAGAATTTTCTGGAATATAGAGAAAGAAATCCTTTTGTCTTGTAGTTGTTCAATTGCACATAAAATCTGTCCAGATGAAAGTTAACTACTAGGATCCctattttgtataattggagtCAGTGCAGCTTGTGGTTCATCCTTACAATTTTTACATTTTCCTGAGCACATAcaacatatttttataaaagatcCCTTGTCCCTTTGAATTATCGTCTATGTATGTGAATGTGAATATGATATCTGTGGTATGGAGGATGAAAAAGTGTGAGTTATCTTCTATGTATATGTTATCTGTGGTATGGAGGATAGAAAAGTGTGAGGTCTTGGTAGAATTTGTTTTGAAGGGGAGAAGTTTTCAATTGTTACAAAAGAGAGAAACCTCCTCTTCCCCTCCAtccctttaaaaaataaagggaaaaaagacaaatatacccccaaactatggtaaatggtatgcagatatcctccgtcatacttttggaacATTGATTCTCCTGTCGTCCAAAAATTAGAACATATATGTCCTTCACTCTAACGATTGATTTCTTCCAAACTCTCTTAGATTCATTAACCCAACACAAGTAAACAAAAATCTACTCAAAATTCCTCAAGAACAACCCTCACCTCAAAAACTCATCAAACTCCATTAATAACGAATGAAGAAcaaaatctcaagaaaactcatcaagaactcaatacaCGAAATCTCATGGACGAATTCAATAaggaaactcatgattggcgtgagggtGAACTAATCCATCACTATGAAAAATTACATATCTCGAAAGAAtcaattttttggcaaaaatccTCAAAGCTCACAAGAGTCTTGAACgttcttcttttctcctcttgaactcctctcaaaaccctaagcgcTTTTTGGAATGACTAAAATTAATTCCAAACAGTTTAGGTGCCTAAAGGATTAACAAAAAACGAGCTAGGCTAGTGGGGTAAGGAGAAGACCAAAACACCTCTCCTTAAAACGGATGAATTCCCTTAACTAGACATGTTGcactcaaacgggcatatctccctcatctgaactcgaaatttagcaaactcggcggctttggaaagaggactcaaagatctttGATACCTTATGGGTCATCTAACTCATCTCGTagtgaaagttatggtcgtttgaagttgacccaaaactcaaaatgtAAGAGTAACTTGAACAAACCTCAATTTAACTCTTTCcaaatttagttctttctaaaattagctcTTTCCAAGACCATGTATTACATAATGtttgctttttttaaaatttccctTATCTATATGATATTAtctttttttaggaaaattatgtgtataagcaaacatatactagttaattagttaatataTCTATAGTTTGTCTTAATTACAATTCGCGACCTACTTTTAACTATAATTATGCAGCTTagctttttagttttgtataattcgcacgtttgtataattcggaatttgtataatatactACCTCCgtctacttttaattgtcatagtttcctttttcaaattcaaacgataataactttgactaatattctagaatgtattttttcatcatattgatatgcaaaaaaaatagaatttatagtacttttcgtataatttttgaatatctaattttttttgttaaaatattgaattaatgtaatctaatttaactttaaaaattagtcaaattgactttcgaaaagcgcatcatgacaattaaaagtggacagagggagtaatttgtataacttttgtataatataatttgtataattgtttataCTTCTGATGTTTGTAATGGTATAAATTCGTGTTTTCGAATTTATACAATaataactgaattatacaaatgtactcgtgaattatacaaattcacaaattatacaaacgaggcCGCTTAAACTGTAACTACGacccgtaaatatgcaaactatagttatggagcataattaaatttattatagtgGCTATTTGCNTTTTATTTTTAACTCTTAACATTATATTTGTTTAGCTTAGTTGAATTTCCCAAAGAAAAACCAATTCATTTATGTCAATTTATTCCattaataaattcatttatGGCTTGTCTATTTTCTACcacttaattaattgttttggctattttaaaaaaagatttatttgttaaaatctattttaaattaagtttaaattttttttaaaataaataattgtcgTCTCTTTTGGAGTTTTATTACTTAATCAGTAGaaatatttttgacttaaaaagttatttttcttttattgaaaGTACAACTACGACATAtaacaatatttgaaataaaatagtacgattgtaataatatttttctagtctgaattattattcttttctaTGTGAATTTCATTATTTATAGTGTGGAAAGAATTGAAAGTTTAAAGAAATATGTTGACACAAAAGGACTTTTTATATTACACACACAAGTATGAATTGACATGTAAAGCTCAAAAGAAAAATTTCtccacaaaataaaatagatatgtaatactaatatttataaatagttGACTAGACGCGTTGCCCGTGCGcgcacgggcccaatatatattagaCGATAAATGTCACAAGTACTATTAGGCGGCAAATTAGTTAAAGGCTGCTCATATATACACATATGTTgcttatatattatatttaagacGATTGTGCTGCCTATGTGTTGTATgcatattattttcataattacatttttttaacgGAGGATGATTTCCACAGATTGCAAAACAGATGATGGTGGCAGTCATCTTGTTGTCACGCTGTAGTTGACAAAATACCTGTAGTTGAGAGAAGTGTTGTAATTTATGGATGTAGTGTGTAGTAAGAATGAAGTATGATTAGCTGTGGCATACCTTATCTTGTTAAAGCATCGATATTGTGCATATTCTTGTTCAACTTTGTTCAAAAGACAGTGAATGTTACATCATTTCAGCCACGCCCTCGACGGATTTTGAAGGAATATATGATCAAGCACAATTAGGAGTTGATCCTATTTAAAATTGGTCGGAAGCTTGGAGCTATTAGGTCTGCTGTGTGAAAGTTGTTCAAAGCCAAGTTTGAGAATTGACAGAGAACACTTCCAATTGTAGTTGATAGTTGGCTGGTGAAATGAAAATGTATTCAAAAATCCAACAACAAAGTCCACAAAAACCATATATCATTTTCCATAAGCCCAAATCATATCGTGCAGAGCAtccaaaagaggaaaaagtccaaaagaagaaaaaactatGTATACACAAGCTGTAATATAGAAGTCAAGAACACATATTGTAATAGTTTTGGATCTTGTAACCTGCAAAAAGTTAGTACAACAAACCTGAGGCTTCCCGAATAATAGAAAGAAAAGGGAAGGATAGCATATACGTCCTTAATTTTAATCATAACCGAGGAAGAATTACAATGCATAAGTGTgaataaatagtaaataaatgtTGAAGTTGAGATTCAAGCTAGGCGATAATAAAAACTAAAGTTGCTAACGAAACAACAAATTGCAGGAGATTAAACAGTCACTCCATAAGTCCAAATAATTCAATGGAAACAAACAAGCATGCACTACAACAACTCGCAAATTAAGAGGAAATTGAAGCGAAAAACTAAAATTACGATAGAGAACATTTGCAAGGATATTGGCGCAATAGATTTATGTCAAATTCTACCCACATAAGGGTCCTAACTTCTGATAAATGCCAATTCTCAGCAGAAACAAGAGGCAAATTTGTTATTCATGACGTTTTTAGGCAAGATTACAACTTCATTTTTATGCTATGTTTAAGGCTCGTGTTTAGAATTTCAAACTTTCTTCCTGAATCTTTCTGATGGAATCGGAAACACCGGATAAGACATCAATTTATTTGCTTTtcagataataaaaaaaaattaagaacctACATTAGAGAATTGAAATCGAAAGAGGCTGCTTCTTTGGAGAATTTTTACAAAGAGCTAGAGAGCAATAGTTGACTTTTAATAAGAAATATGCAAAAGTAACATGCTTGTTTTCCCTAAACCAACAAAGAATATAACGGAAATTacgaattaaaaaaataacctCATAATTTATTTTCCCCTAAATCACAAAGAACTCCAAACAATCAATTAGCtaatataagtaaaaatgaaatcCCATGATTTCGTTTTTCGCACatagaaaatcaacaaaatttaaGGACGATAAATATACTTTTCTCTTTAAACGCAGAAATATTAGTGAACACATAAAGAGAACTCCAACCCAAACAATCAGACACAAAAGCACAACAAGCACTAAATAGAACACATAATCAAAAAATGAAGGAGATACATATCGAAAAAcagaaaaacaaaattgagaagaTCTGATCACAACAACGTAAAGTATTGTACCCCGTGCATAGTAGCCCACAAAAATCTCTATAGCCATAGAATCATTAGCACATAAAACTTGAACATGGAAACTATTATTAATTGAGAGATTAGATGAAACCATAGAAAATTatcacaatatatataaaactaaaatcatcacaatatatataaaactaaatcgaaaaaaattaaaaccaaaacacAATGGAGGTGAAAGCATCCGAAGAACTAAGAAATCGTAGCCAAAAATTGAATAGGGAAGCAACAAATTACCTGAAAATTGAAGTTACACTGAGAGATGGGAAGCCTAAGGTTGTGCAGGGCAGAAACTTCTATCTTCCTCTTCATCAATGGATATATGAGAGCATTAAGATGGAGCTGGCATGAATGCCACGTGCAGTGAAGCTGTGACTATATTACCACGTGGAGTAAAGATGGAAGCAAGGATATGactaaaatgacaaaaatacccttcgtaaattaaaatataaccaTAAGCAGACATGCTGCTACCCATGCTTCTAATATAGTAGAAAGTTATAAATGTTCATCTTCaattatacacatatatatatatatcttgttgATATCTGACCATTATTGacatatttgtataaaattaaattaaactattcCTAGACCCAAGCCAATACCTGTTGAGATCTGCAAAAGtataaaatcattaattaataaaaattattcacaATTGGTGCCCCGCATATTAATGCTTGATAAAtcttactccctccgtccacttttatttgtcatattgcCTTTTTCAAATGTTAATTTGACtgattttcaaagttaaattagattacattaattcaatatttt
The Solanum stenotomum isolate F172 chromosome 12, ASM1918654v1, whole genome shotgun sequence DNA segment above includes these coding regions:
- the LOC125846732 gene encoding protein COFACTOR ASSEMBLY OF COMPLEX C SUBUNIT B CCB3, chloroplastic isoform X1 encodes the protein MAISSLICRPPLSNGYPIALLHSHTNGNSLIPVRRRDIQRLRACSYLDGVQSNGNIPTSPLSSEEVIKVLKSSAIDTSHASSPLMQRLVLLDLDPGTAKLAISFLGPFLSAFAFLFILRIVMSWYPKLPVGKFPYVIAYAPTEPFLVTTRKLIPPLAGVDVTPVVWFGLVSFLNEILLGPQGLLVLLSQKQV
- the LOC125846732 gene encoding protein COFACTOR ASSEMBLY OF COMPLEX C SUBUNIT B CCB3, chloroplastic isoform X2, with product MGNSLIPVRRRDIQRLRACSYLDGVQSNGNIPTSPLSSEEVIKVLKSSAIDTSHASSPLMQRLVLLDLDPGTAKLAISFLGPFLSAFAFLFILRIVMSWYPKLPVGKFPYVIAYAPTEPFLVTTRKLIPPLAGVDVTPVVWFGLVSFLNEILLGPQGLLVLLSQKQV